One Methanolinea sp. DNA window includes the following coding sequences:
- the pscS gene encoding O-phospho-L-seryl-tRNA:Cys-tRNA synthase: protein MKCAGDIDLRDVEESTINIDPIQAGGRLTAEAMKALIAYGDGYSVCDHCRSPNRLDYIKKPPIDRFHRDLAEFVNMDVVRVVPGARRGFQAVADTYVEKGDPVLVTALSHYTEILAIEARGGIPREIPASEGNIITPDATAEKIEAVARETGKTPPLLFLDHVDYSYGNLHPVKEITRVAHQYDIPVLLNGAYTVGIMPVDGKDIGVDFLVGSGHKSMAAPAPSGILAAREERAREVFRTTAARTDVTGRTFGIKEVEMMGCTLMGATLVGMMASFPAVRERVKHWEDELENTMLVVDSLVRISGTRILSQYPRQHTLTRVDTTESFDRVAAKHKKRGFFLSSALAARGISGIIPGATKVWKFNCYGITRAQAEHVAHAFLEIARENGIPVS, encoded by the coding sequence ATGAAATGTGCCGGTGACATCGACCTCCGCGACGTCGAGGAATCGACGATCAACATCGATCCCATCCAGGCGGGGGGCCGCCTCACCGCCGAGGCGATGAAGGCGCTCATCGCGTACGGGGACGGGTACTCGGTGTGCGACCACTGCCGGTCTCCCAACCGCCTCGATTACATCAAAAAACCGCCCATCGACCGGTTCCACAGGGACCTCGCGGAATTCGTCAACATGGACGTGGTAAGGGTCGTTCCCGGCGCCCGCAGGGGCTTCCAGGCCGTCGCGGACACCTACGTGGAAAAGGGGGACCCTGTCCTCGTCACGGCACTCTCCCACTACACCGAGATCCTCGCGATCGAGGCGCGGGGCGGTATCCCGAGGGAGATCCCCGCATCGGAGGGAAACATCATCACGCCCGACGCGACGGCAGAAAAGATCGAGGCCGTCGCCAGGGAGACCGGGAAGACTCCTCCCCTCCTCTTCCTCGACCACGTGGATTACAGCTACGGGAACCTCCACCCCGTGAAGGAGATCACGCGGGTCGCGCACCAGTACGATATCCCCGTCCTCCTCAATGGCGCGTACACCGTCGGGATCATGCCCGTCGACGGAAAAGACATCGGCGTGGATTTCCTCGTAGGCTCGGGACACAAGAGCATGGCTGCACCGGCCCCTTCGGGCATCCTCGCCGCGAGGGAGGAGAGGGCACGGGAAGTATTCAGGACGACTGCAGCGAGGACGGACGTGACGGGCCGCACATTCGGGATCAAGGAGGTCGAGATGATGGGGTGCACCCTGATGGGGGCGACCCTCGTCGGCATGATGGCGTCGTTCCCCGCCGTGAGGGAACGCGTCAAGCACTGGGAGGACGAGCTCGAAAACACGATGCTCGTCGTCGACTCGCTGGTGCGGATAAGCGGGACGAGGATACTCAGCCAGTACCCAAGGCAGCACACGCTCACGAGGGTGGACACCACGGAGTCGTTCGACAGGGTCGCCGCGAAGCACAAGAAGAGGGGGTTCTTCCTTTCCAGTGCCCTCGCGGCGAGGGGGATCTCGGGGATCATCCCCGGCGCAACGAAGGTCTGGAAGTTCAACTGCTACGGGATCACGCGCGCCCAGGCAGAACACGTTGCCCACGCGTTCCTCGAGATCGCGCGCGAGAACGGGATACCCGTCTCATGA
- a CDS encoding metallophosphoesterase translates to MKLVHIADTHLGLSQFQKVDPDSGMNLREKLIYSHFLDAIDRIVSLRPDVVVHAGDLFDQVRPKTMAYMTALEAIDRLSAAGIPLVLISGNHSMPKTRYTPSPFRVLEFHHGELHAAYSYRYERVELGEAVFHLIPNMLRPEHYREAYDSIVPDRNRYNVLVTHGLSSTLKEKRLNTVAEHEIDSTMVTGGSTFDYIALGHYHGQVRVGEKAWYSGSLEYLTYGEAEDQKGGIVVDLAKKTTSHLPLPHTPLVKLDTIDAREVPPAEVPGIIRRRIEENCVPPLSMVTVTVCFPDREHQRQLAQRDLSEIRRTMLDLKVQARVPGEYRRASENRDIKSLDYLAEYARFVSGKNMGTDDMNFVRDYGSRAIAIALQEEGERGAD, encoded by the coding sequence ATGAAGCTCGTCCACATCGCTGACACGCACCTGGGTCTCTCGCAGTTCCAGAAGGTGGACCCGGATTCCGGGATGAATCTCCGGGAAAAACTCATTTACTCTCACTTCCTCGATGCCATCGACAGGATCGTGTCGCTGCGCCCCGACGTCGTGGTGCACGCGGGCGACCTCTTCGACCAGGTCAGGCCCAAGACGATGGCGTACATGACCGCGCTCGAGGCGATCGACCGGCTATCGGCTGCGGGAATCCCCCTCGTGCTGATCTCGGGGAACCACAGCATGCCCAAGACGCGCTACACCCCCTCCCCTTTCAGGGTCCTCGAGTTCCACCACGGCGAGCTCCACGCGGCGTACTCCTACCGGTACGAGCGGGTCGAGCTGGGGGAGGCCGTCTTCCACCTCATCCCCAACATGCTCAGGCCCGAGCACTACAGGGAAGCCTACGACAGCATCGTCCCGGACAGGAATCGCTACAACGTCCTCGTCACGCACGGCCTCTCGTCGACACTCAAGGAAAAGAGGCTCAACACGGTCGCGGAACACGAGATAGACTCGACAATGGTGACCGGCGGCAGCACTTTCGACTACATCGCGCTAGGGCATTACCACGGGCAGGTACGCGTGGGGGAAAAGGCGTGGTACTCCGGTTCGCTCGAGTACCTGACGTATGGCGAGGCCGAGGACCAGAAGGGCGGCATCGTGGTTGACCTCGCGAAGAAAACGACCTCGCACCTGCCCCTCCCGCACACGCCACTGGTAAAACTGGATACCATCGATGCGCGGGAAGTGCCACCCGCGGAAGTCCCCGGCATCATCAGGAGGAGGATCGAGGAGAATTGCGTCCCCCCGCTCTCGATGGTGACAGTCACGGTATGTTTCCCCGACCGGGAGCACCAGCGGCAGCTCGCACAGAGGGATCTCTCGGAGATCCGGAGGACGATGCTCGACCTGAAGGTACAGGCGAGGGTCCCCGGGGAGTACAGGAGGGCGAGCGAGAACAGGGACATAAAGTCCCTCGACTACCTCGCCGAGTATGCAAGGTTCGTCTCGGGGAAGAACATGGGGACCGACGACATGAATTTCGTCAGGGACTACGGGTCGAGGGCGATAGCAATCGCACTCCAGGAGGAGGGCGAGAGGGGTGCTGATTGA
- a CDS encoding SMC family ATPase: protein MLIERLALRNFKRFEDAEIHFRDGITGIVGNNGTGKSSIVEAILFALFGIQGTGVQSEYIVSSFADERAKCEVRLDFVVGGERYSVVRSFRKRGAVSHEAQLNMGERLLATGVSEVAAEIERLCGMGPSDFRNTVYAAQKDLLALLEVRPGARKEWFMQVLGIEKLKTASDEVIRQWVEETEASLEREKNRLEVLAAKGDATAIPALEQEIKDIARVLRGKYEEKALLEEADRLLGEEATLGEARAALEEKLRQKESELLQLAGARERLESLAPALGRLAEITAELEAMKKKEREYLDLRDRIAQAEAAARVGKARLLDLSDQIEAYTAEAGELASLSPVASRLAQARDLLSRLEKAQVEWRALSDLSALAGRIRGEIEECEGKARVLRERLEGASRSREKRSELESRLRQLGTRAAQLETRAETLRKEEESLSSDRERILSAGPGGTCPLCHQVLGDHYPRIEREYAERIARIEGELDEILSALSACREEEERTEGEIAAIDRDLVEFSHVERGLHEAVARKENLEERLREVEEERASRAGRLEALGVGEYSPDIHEKTRGEVAALEKMAERLRELQFHQERLGALVAERDGLLREMEGEMARCRSLVQALESLGYDPVLKAEREEEFRSLQASRDEALILQERLAREADIRAERDAIRAELEALGARLSSCRENLGRLGFLSADRSRLASRLREISGEISSLDTRSGILQERLSSLRAVVEEQERAKGEIAALEKRAALLRVTRRTVAEFVLYLAGVIRADIEEEVSRILAEITSGRYDRVLVDEDFNILVRDIDGDYPISRYSGGEQDDIAVALRVALSRYISGLHSVRESTFLVFDEIFGSQDEERRANLLQALRSQEAHFPQIILISHIPEIQGEFAHTLLVEMVDSQRSRIVEVT, encoded by the coding sequence GTGCTGATTGAGAGGCTCGCACTGCGGAACTTCAAGCGGTTCGAGGACGCGGAGATCCACTTCAGGGACGGAATCACGGGGATAGTCGGGAACAACGGGACGGGAAAGAGCAGCATCGTGGAGGCAATCCTCTTTGCGCTCTTCGGCATCCAGGGTACCGGTGTCCAGTCCGAGTACATCGTCTCGTCTTTCGCGGACGAACGGGCGAAGTGCGAGGTGCGGCTGGACTTCGTCGTCGGGGGTGAACGGTACTCGGTCGTCCGCTCTTTCAGGAAGAGAGGTGCGGTTTCCCACGAGGCACAGCTGAACATGGGCGAGAGGCTCCTCGCGACAGGGGTCTCCGAGGTCGCCGCGGAGATCGAGAGGCTCTGCGGCATGGGACCGTCCGATTTCAGGAATACCGTGTATGCCGCGCAGAAGGATCTCCTCGCCCTCCTCGAGGTCCGCCCCGGCGCGAGGAAGGAGTGGTTCATGCAGGTCCTCGGCATCGAGAAGCTGAAAACCGCGAGCGACGAGGTCATCAGGCAGTGGGTCGAGGAGACCGAGGCGTCCCTCGAACGCGAGAAGAACAGGCTCGAGGTGCTCGCGGCCAAGGGCGATGCCACCGCGATTCCCGCCCTCGAGCAGGAGATAAAGGACATCGCGCGGGTGCTCCGCGGAAAATACGAGGAGAAGGCGCTCCTCGAGGAAGCAGACCGGCTGCTCGGGGAGGAGGCGACCCTCGGGGAAGCGCGTGCCGCCCTCGAGGAGAAACTCCGCCAGAAAGAGTCCGAACTCCTCCAGCTCGCGGGCGCGCGCGAGAGGCTCGAGTCACTCGCACCCGCACTCGGGCGGTTGGCAGAGATCACCGCGGAACTGGAGGCGATGAAAAAGAAGGAACGGGAGTACCTCGACCTCCGCGACAGGATCGCGCAGGCAGAGGCCGCGGCACGTGTCGGGAAGGCGAGGCTCCTCGACCTCTCGGACCAGATCGAGGCGTACACCGCGGAAGCCGGCGAACTCGCGTCTCTCTCTCCCGTCGCCTCCCGGCTCGCGCAGGCGCGCGACCTCCTCTCCAGGCTCGAGAAGGCCCAGGTCGAATGGAGGGCACTCTCCGATCTCTCGGCCCTCGCGGGGAGGATCCGCGGGGAGATCGAGGAATGCGAAGGGAAAGCGAGGGTGCTTCGGGAGAGGCTGGAAGGGGCATCCCGGTCGAGGGAGAAGAGATCCGAGCTCGAGTCGCGGCTGCGCCAGCTCGGGACGAGGGCCGCGCAACTCGAAACGCGCGCGGAAACGCTTCGAAAAGAGGAGGAATCGCTCTCCTCCGACCGGGAGAGAATCCTCTCCGCCGGCCCGGGCGGGACCTGCCCCCTCTGTCACCAGGTCCTCGGGGATCACTACCCCCGCATCGAGAGGGAGTACGCGGAACGGATAGCCCGGATCGAGGGGGAACTCGACGAGATCCTCTCCGCCCTCTCTGCATGCAGGGAGGAGGAGGAACGCACGGAGGGAGAGATCGCCGCGATAGACCGTGACCTCGTAGAATTCTCGCACGTCGAGCGCGGACTCCACGAGGCGGTAGCGCGCAAGGAGAATCTCGAGGAGAGGTTGCGCGAGGTCGAGGAGGAACGCGCATCCCGCGCGGGGAGGCTCGAAGCACTCGGGGTGGGAGAGTACAGCCCCGACATCCACGAGAAAACGCGCGGGGAAGTCGCCGCCCTCGAAAAGATGGCGGAGCGGCTGCGCGAACTGCAGTTCCACCAGGAGAGGCTCGGGGCTCTCGTCGCGGAGAGGGACGGGCTCCTCCGCGAGATGGAAGGAGAGATGGCACGCTGCCGCTCCCTCGTGCAGGCGCTCGAGTCGCTCGGCTACGACCCGGTCCTGAAGGCGGAGAGGGAGGAAGAGTTCCGGTCGCTCCAGGCGTCCCGCGACGAGGCCCTCATCCTGCAGGAGCGGCTCGCTCGCGAAGCGGATATCCGGGCCGAGAGGGACGCGATCAGGGCAGAACTCGAGGCTCTCGGGGCACGGCTCTCTTCATGCAGGGAGAACCTCGGGAGGCTGGGCTTTCTTTCCGCCGACAGGTCCCGCCTCGCCTCCCGACTCCGGGAGATCTCGGGGGAGATCTCTTCCCTCGACACGAGGTCCGGGATCCTGCAGGAACGTCTCTCCAGTCTCCGCGCGGTCGTGGAGGAGCAGGAGAGGGCAAAGGGGGAGATCGCCGCCCTCGAGAAGAGGGCCGCCCTGCTCCGCGTCACCCGCAGAACAGTCGCAGAGTTCGTCCTCTACCTCGCGGGGGTCATAAGGGCAGACATCGAGGAAGAGGTGAGCCGGATCCTCGCGGAGATCACCTCCGGGCGGTACGACCGCGTGCTCGTGGACGAGGATTTCAACATCCTCGTGCGCGACATCGACGGTGACTACCCCATCTCCCGCTACTCCGGGGGAGAACAGGACGACATCGCTGTCGCACTCCGGGTGGCCCTCTCGCGGTACATCTCCGGCCTGCACAGCGTCAGGGAGAGCACGTTCCTCGTCTTCGACGAGATATTCGGGAGCCAGGACGAGGAGAGGAGGGCAAACCTCCTCCAGGCCCTCCGCTCGCAGGAGGCACATTTCCCCCAGATCATCCTCATCTCCCACATCCCGGAGATACAGGGGGAATTTGCCCACACCCTCCTCGTCGAGATGGTCGACTCGCAGAGGAGCAGGATCGTCGAGGTGACGTAG
- a CDS encoding DNA double-strand break repair nuclease NurA: MPPDPYLESIRAIARAVVEYVPRDIGEVFREYTGLSRRDFRPVGPRGSCMAWAVDGSNATVLDAPGMTVVAVRAGFSRFRGGEREPAGITPVLLHAADSPGAGREFSSLYEECFGVPPRNLPNFDDPSRAAAAIRDTYEYWVALACARRCARADLLLLDGALRVSEECHDPVLVSIIKESRDRGIHLVAVAKRTAATWGGKYPLLPAVGALAQAEGLRSPWWVKIGEDILDRTRYAQWEHGDVYVCSLARGKTVPVKVELPRGTPEQAADDAFSLLSACADDARVEGYPYPLLDVHRHVAINADVLEKVRSDLMAGFADVGLRASDVDVLFGDYHDTFGRY; this comes from the coding sequence GTGCCCCCCGACCCGTACCTCGAGTCAATCCGGGCAATCGCCCGCGCCGTGGTGGAGTACGTCCCCCGGGACATCGGCGAGGTATTCAGGGAATACACGGGTTTATCCCGCCGCGACTTCCGTCCCGTCGGTCCACGGGGTTCCTGCATGGCATGGGCGGTAGACGGGAGCAATGCGACGGTGCTCGACGCACCGGGCATGACAGTGGTCGCGGTGAGGGCGGGTTTTTCCCGTTTCCGCGGCGGCGAGAGGGAACCTGCCGGCATCACCCCGGTGCTCCTCCACGCGGCGGATTCCCCCGGTGCGGGGAGAGAGTTCTCCTCGCTCTACGAGGAGTGTTTCGGCGTCCCACCGCGGAACCTCCCGAATTTCGACGACCCCTCCCGGGCCGCGGCCGCGATCCGGGACACCTACGAGTACTGGGTTGCGCTGGCATGTGCCCGGCGGTGCGCGCGGGCCGATCTCCTCCTCCTTGACGGCGCACTCCGGGTCTCCGAGGAATGCCACGACCCTGTCCTCGTCTCCATCATCAAGGAGTCCCGCGATCGAGGCATCCACCTCGTCGCGGTTGCAAAGCGGACTGCCGCGACGTGGGGGGGAAAGTACCCCCTCCTCCCCGCCGTCGGGGCACTCGCGCAGGCTGAGGGCCTGCGTTCCCCGTGGTGGGTGAAGATCGGGGAGGACATCCTCGACCGCACGCGCTACGCCCAGTGGGAGCACGGCGATGTGTACGTCTGTTCCCTCGCGAGGGGAAAAACAGTCCCCGTCAAGGTCGAGCTCCCGCGGGGAACCCCGGAACAGGCTGCAGACGACGCGTTCTCGCTCCTCTCGGCGTGCGCGGACGACGCGAGGGTCGAGGGGTATCCCTACCCCCTCCTCGACGTGCACAGGCACGTCGCGATAAACGCAGACGTCCTCGAGAAGGTCAGGTCTGACCTGATGGCCGGATTCGCGGACGTGGGCCTGCGGGCATCCGATGTCGACGTGCTCTTCGGTGATTACCATGATACATTTGGACGCTATTGA
- a CDS encoding ATP-binding protein: MIHLDAIETQDNSKWRLIGTSVLSYRFVVPHDETVYVGDIVKVQDRKKGLVFFARVTDLVHESNFADEKWDTRPYSGRFYNLGEDVFIGVEAFPLGYVDARGKFHKPRTVPTKFSPVDYPSGDDLGFLSTVMGDIEVGAMRTGQDVLAGVPVKIHSSVLPQHMGVFATTGMGKSNFMKVFCASCMQARKFGLLVVDPHGEYLTGGQSSTGEPTRGLTHVKGLQDGLAVFTTRPEEQRRLYRASSLSLEYDDMRASDLSILYDLSDPQRDILEALGDYKGGTVIGFFSRLDPEEFTPTTYQALQGTDRDIAYRLRTSNPGPLRVIKRRLENLVKGNRNFFREKGSCIPDILAALRDRKVVLVDIPGMSERSEIFVLSVLTRVILEAQKEQAERYGAGGNAGESAPAIIVAIEEAQRVLGAGGQSTQVFRECAMEGRKFGVGLCVITQQPKNIDPKVLAQINTFVIMGLGDRGDRETIASSAKQDLSRMDTEIQTLDRGEAIISSFSIPFPVSTRIHKFEDYIERMPSRRDEPLARGLATRF; the protein is encoded by the coding sequence ATGATACATTTGGACGCTATTGAAACGCAGGACAACTCGAAGTGGCGGCTGATTGGGACGAGCGTGCTCTCGTACCGGTTCGTCGTGCCCCACGACGAGACCGTCTACGTGGGGGACATCGTGAAGGTGCAGGACCGGAAGAAGGGGCTCGTCTTCTTCGCGCGGGTGACAGACCTCGTCCACGAGAGTAACTTCGCGGACGAAAAGTGGGACACGAGACCATATTCCGGCCGGTTCTACAACCTCGGCGAGGACGTCTTCATCGGCGTCGAGGCGTTCCCCCTCGGGTACGTGGATGCACGCGGGAAGTTCCACAAGCCGCGCACCGTGCCCACGAAGTTCTCGCCCGTGGATTACCCGTCCGGGGATGACCTCGGGTTCCTCTCCACGGTCATGGGGGACATCGAGGTGGGGGCGATGAGGACGGGGCAGGACGTACTCGCGGGGGTCCCCGTCAAGATCCACAGCAGCGTCCTCCCCCAGCACATGGGAGTCTTCGCGACGACCGGAATGGGGAAGAGCAACTTCATGAAGGTCTTCTGCGCGTCCTGCATGCAGGCGAGGAAATTCGGCCTCCTCGTCGTGGATCCCCACGGGGAGTACCTCACGGGCGGGCAGAGCTCCACGGGCGAGCCGACGAGAGGGCTCACGCACGTGAAGGGGCTGCAGGACGGCCTCGCGGTCTTCACGACCCGGCCCGAGGAACAGCGCAGGCTCTACAGGGCAAGCAGCCTCTCGCTCGAGTACGACGACATGAGGGCAAGCGACCTCTCGATCCTCTACGACCTCTCTGACCCGCAGAGGGACATCCTCGAGGCCCTTGGCGACTACAAGGGGGGGACGGTGATAGGGTTTTTCTCGCGGCTCGATCCCGAGGAGTTCACGCCGACCACCTACCAGGCCCTCCAAGGAACCGACCGGGATATCGCGTACCGGCTGCGGACGTCCAACCCCGGGCCTCTCCGCGTCATCAAGAGGAGGCTCGAGAACCTCGTGAAGGGGAACCGGAATTTCTTCAGGGAGAAAGGATCCTGCATCCCTGACATCCTCGCGGCCTTGAGAGACCGGAAGGTTGTCCTCGTGGACATCCCCGGGATGAGCGAGAGGAGCGAGATCTTCGTCCTCTCGGTCCTCACGCGCGTGATCCTCGAGGCACAGAAGGAACAGGCGGAGAGGTACGGTGCGGGCGGGAACGCCGGGGAATCGGCCCCGGCCATCATCGTCGCAATCGAGGAGGCGCAGAGGGTCCTCGGTGCGGGTGGCCAGTCGACGCAGGTCTTCCGGGAGTGTGCCATGGAGGGGAGGAAGTTCGGCGTGGGCCTCTGCGTCATCACCCAGCAGCCCAAGAACATCGACCCGAAGGTCCTCGCGCAGATCAACACGTTCGTGATCATGGGTCTCGGCGACAGGGGAGACAGGGAGACGATCGCGAGCTCGGCAAAGCAGGATCTCTCCCGGATGGACACGGAGATTCAGACGCTCGATCGGGGCGAGGCCATCATCAGCTCTTTCTCGATCCCGTTCCCGGTGAGCACGAGGATCCACAAGTTCGAGGACTACATCGAGAGGATGCCGTCAAGGCGCGATGAGCCCCTCGCGCGGGGACTCGCAACGAGGTTCTAG
- a CDS encoding nucleotide-binding protein, with translation MKIGEVNAKISILATAVVGIFAILLIYAFLATGDWTLLAWGIPTVVMLFAIPLALNYMSQKEYAALEPVYRERARPVRIRMIKPHMIGEIVKVEGVVERVYFQFLNRPQYLVADRSGEISVKMFTSPRQKVRKGDVVEVLGQVMKRYVVTGDPVINAVSIVPVQRTADSREREKGKGPA, from the coding sequence ATGAAGATAGGGGAAGTTAATGCGAAGATCTCGATCCTCGCCACCGCGGTGGTCGGGATCTTCGCGATTCTTTTGATTTACGCGTTCCTCGCCACGGGGGACTGGACGCTCCTTGCCTGGGGAATCCCGACTGTGGTCATGCTCTTTGCCATCCCCCTTGCCCTCAACTACATGAGCCAGAAGGAATACGCCGCCCTCGAGCCGGTGTACAGGGAGAGGGCGCGTCCCGTGAGGATCAGGATGATAAAGCCCCACATGATCGGTGAGATCGTGAAGGTCGAGGGGGTCGTCGAGAGGGTCTACTTCCAGTTCCTCAACCGGCCGCAGTACCTCGTCGCCGACAGGAGCGGCGAGATCTCCGTGAAGATGTTCACGTCGCCCCGCCAGAAGGTCAGGAAGGGTGACGTGGTCGAGGTTCTCGGGCAGGTGATGAAGAGGTACGTGGTCACGGGCGACCCCGTGATAAACGCGGTCTCCATCGTCCCCGTGCAGAGGACCGCGGACTCCCGGGAGAGGGAAAAAGGGAAGGGTCCCGCCTGA
- a CDS encoding formate/nitrite transporter family protein — translation MVFHPPVAIVAKAGDAGKYKVGLPAWNMVMRGFMSGAYIAMGGGLATVCSTGVLATDAALRYGTASAGFAQLITGAVFPVGLIITVLTGAELFTGDAMLAPMAAFIHKVSWAQVLNLWVWVYIGNLIGSIVYAYIMAYGPFVSFDAAGAATVTAFGTRAIAIASAKVSYVGTMGMWSAFLKGIGCNWLVNLAILLGICADDAIGKFFGIWFPIMCFVSTGFEHSIANQYFISAGILTQGFITDPTKINAGLNWVTFWTNNMIIVTIGNIVGGMFFVGVLYWVAFRKEIAALK, via the coding sequence ATGGTGTTTCATCCCCCTGTTGCAATCGTCGCGAAAGCAGGCGATGCCGGGAAGTACAAGGTAGGACTGCCAGCATGGAACATGGTGATGCGTGGGTTCATGTCGGGGGCCTACATCGCCATGGGAGGCGGTCTCGCGACTGTGTGCAGCACCGGTGTCCTTGCAACCGATGCTGCGCTCAGGTATGGCACGGCGAGCGCGGGGTTCGCACAGCTCATCACGGGAGCCGTGTTCCCTGTCGGGCTTATCATCACCGTCCTCACGGGCGCAGAGCTCTTCACCGGTGACGCGATGCTCGCACCCATGGCCGCGTTCATCCACAAGGTCTCCTGGGCGCAGGTCCTCAACCTCTGGGTGTGGGTGTACATCGGCAACCTGATCGGGTCAATCGTGTACGCCTACATCATGGCATACGGCCCGTTCGTCTCCTTCGATGCCGCGGGAGCAGCGACGGTGACCGCCTTCGGTACGAGGGCGATAGCGATCGCGTCGGCCAAGGTGAGCTACGTAGGGACGATGGGGATGTGGTCGGCGTTCCTCAAGGGCATTGGCTGCAACTGGCTCGTGAACCTGGCCATCCTCCTCGGTATCTGCGCGGACGACGCGATTGGCAAGTTCTTCGGCATCTGGTTCCCGATCATGTGCTTCGTCTCCACCGGGTTTGAACACTCGATTGCCAACCAGTACTTCATATCCGCGGGCATCCTCACCCAGGGATTCATCACCGACCCAACGAAGATAAACGCGGGGTTGAACTGGGTGACCTTCTGGACGAACAACATGATCATCGTCACGATCGGCAACATCGTGGGTGGCATGTTCTTCGTCGGCGTGCTCTACTGGGTTGCCTTCAGGAAGGAGATCGCAGCCCTGAAGTAG